The nucleotide window CGCTCCAGCGCATAGGCAAGGCAGGTGGCCGAATCCTGCCCGCCGGAGAAGAGCACCAGCGCGCCCTCCTCCGCATGGGCCTGTGCCTCAGTCATTCAGGAAGGGTCCCCGATGCTGCGCCCGCACGCATTCGCCTGGCTCATTCACCCGGGGCCTTGGCCTCGATGGCGATGGCGTGCAGGCCCTTGGCGATCTCGCCCTGGAGCAAGCCGTTGACGATGCGGTGGCGCTCGATGCGGCTCTTGCCGGTGAAGTCGGTGGCGACGACCCGCACGCGCAGGTGCGTCACTCCGCCATCCTCGCGGTGCTCGGCGCCCTTGAGCTGGTGGCTCACGCCGGCATGGCCGGC belongs to Xanthobacter autotrophicus Py2 and includes:
- a CDS encoding BolA family protein (PFAM: BolA family protein~KEGG: osa:4346577 Os09g0270900), with translation MRAPAKRHLGAPPFTGSISAIGFSMSQTSLSAIRQTLEQGLTPVFLELEDESHKHAGHAGVSHQLKGAEHREDGGVTHLRVRVVATDFTGKSRIERHRIVNGLLQGEIAKGLHAIAIEAKAPGE